Proteins co-encoded in one Ziziphus jujuba cultivar Dongzao chromosome 9, ASM3175591v1 genomic window:
- the LOC107426969 gene encoding protein TIC 21, chloroplastic, translating to MQTLLLPAAARAGFYSAAPPPALSAAGHAAPTLHHHHRFHLRSIPNFTLTAANSLFAFKAMKAFHSVSSSSSSPSTPYSAPKHRGAKLSFAVNVRASSSASPISPTSTPPNDESEKAKLAQVAKRLENTSRYFKRLGSLGFWGQLVCTVVAAVILSFSVVITGKVSSPATFYATAGGIAAAFVSVFWSFGYIRLSEKLRKTANDPSKAPPRADVVKSLKNGIVVNILGMGAAILGMQATVGLLVAKALTSSANPYYQGISPGYSPVLALDVFLVQASANTILSHFLGLVFSLELLRSVTLPAAEGIPIPRLA from the exons ATGCAAACGCTCTTATTGCCGGCGGCGGCTCGCGCGGGCTTCTACTCTGCCGCACCACCGCCGGCTTTGTCGGCGGCCGGGCATGCGGCTCCTACACTCCATCACCACCACCGCTTCCATTTACGATCAATCCCCAACTTCACTCTCACCGCCGCCAATTCTCTCTTCGCCTTCAAAGCTATGAAAGCATTCCACTCTGTTTCTTCCTCTTCGTCATCGCCTTCAACGCCTTACAGTGCTCCGAAGCACAGAGGAGCAAAACTTTCCTTTGCTGTTAATGTGAGGGCTTCATCTTCTGCTTCTCCAATCTCTCCCACTTCCACTCCCCCAAATGACGAGTCTGAGAAAGCCAAGCTCGCTCAG GTAGCGAAGAGATTAGAGAACACTTCGAGGTATTTCAAGAGGTTGGGGAGTTTAGGGTTTTGGGGTCAGCTTGTATGCACTGTTGTAGCTGCTGtgattctttctttctctgttgTTATCACCGGGAAGGTCAGCTCGCCGGCCACGTTTTACGCTACCGCTGGTGGGATTGCTGCTGCTTTCGTATCCGTGTTTTGGTCATTTGGCTACATTCGGCTTTCTGAGAAGCTCCGGAAAACTGCAAATGACCCTTCAAAG GCTCCACCCCGAGCTGATGTTGTGAAAAGCTTAAAAAATGGCATAGTTGTGAACATCCTGGGTATGGGCGCTGCTATTCTTGGCATGCAAGCCACCGTGGGATTATTGGTTGCAAAGGCTCTTACTTCCTCAGCAAATCCATACTACCAGGGCATTTCTCCTGGTTACAGTCCTGTTCTTGCATTGGATGTATTCTTGGTTCAG GCATCTGCAAACACTATCCTATCTCATTTCCTGGGGCTCGTTTTCTCGTTGGAGCTCCTACGCTCAGTGACGTTACCAGCTGCAGAGGGCATCCCTATCCCCAGACTAGCATAA